In Clostridiales bacterium, one genomic interval encodes:
- a CDS encoding bifunctional 4-hydroxy-2-oxoglutarate aldolase/2-dehydro-3-deoxy-phosphogluconate aldolase yields MKNEDIKERMRKSIIAVIRCRDIKLAREMAYAAIKSGIKSIEVTYTVEGAGALIEELKDQYPNIVIGAGTVLELSQAEDAIKRGTDFVVTPCIVEDVAVLCRGKEVFFSMAAATTTEIYNAYKMGSEVIKLFPGETYSPSIIKALHGPFPFVEFMPTGGINDKNIKGWFDAGAFAVGVGGYLTKGINFDNISLLEERAKKLINAIKY; encoded by the coding sequence ATGAAAAATGAAGATATAAAAGAAAGAATGAGAAAATCGATAATAGCTGTAATAAGATGCAGGGATATAAAGCTTGCAAGGGAAATGGCATACGCTGCGATTAAAAGCGGAATAAAATCCATCGAGGTAACTTATACTGTAGAGGGTGCTGGCGCATTGATAGAGGAATTAAAAGATCAGTATCCGAATATAGTGATAGGAGCAGGGACGGTCCTCGAATTATCCCAGGCAGAGGATGCAATAAAAAGGGGTACGGATTTTGTCGTAACACCCTGTATCGTAGAAGATGTAGCGGTTCTCTGCAGAGGGAAGGAAGTATTTTTCTCAATGGCGGCGGCAACGACTACTGAAATATATAATGCTTACAAGATGGGGTCGGAGGTTATTAAACTTTTCCCGGGCGAAACATACAGTCCATCAATTATAAAAGCGCTTCATGGACCTTTCCCGTTTGTCGAATTCATGCCAACAGGCGGAATTAACGATAAAAATATAAAAGGCTGGTTTGATGCCGGAGCCTTTGCAGTAGGCGTAGGCGGATATCTTACAAAGGGTATTAACTTTGACAATATAAGCCTTTTGGAAGAACGGGCAAAAAAGCTTATTAATGCGATAAAATATTAG
- a CDS encoding anti-sigma factor, with the protein MECIEARKYISLYIDGEIDDEKRRELLEHMKTCSECASSYDSMKSMDSSIKDIFCDKKLPEGFEEKIMNNLPERKESTVFHKLRNKAKPAMLIPVLTITAVLIILWMSSLSILNFFNKKVPDRGTGGTMADLAAMIRLNDVDYLASDDVVADERIIGGQIGKITKSIADEHSNTKITNGSATILPVGTTVYSINDMNDAIAVKYNGKWEVYKKRGTDKLRFLFNDDYANAEKIIISYNNDGKESKREITDRNTITAVVKYLKSVRPEDQAIQYSNQNTCSFYFYIKDGSGIGKIVPSIMIVYNDPKLGGYISYDHYYKVTPEVLKLFVPGTANTGYDVSMGGAFQIYDAYLSPKFLIRRFVKDENGPKAQVKVIKKDEKIWSDGKLINDTLSGNYKLMVLMRGTTIQNKAAEKIKSDYKKIPGAVSISISKGETDDTTVIYIGFDKIPNYKFDEFGESIMILMNGSN; encoded by the coding sequence ATGGAATGTATCGAAGCAAGAAAGTATATAAGCCTTTATATCGATGGAGAAATCGACGACGAAAAAAGGCGTGAACTTCTTGAACATATGAAAACATGCAGTGAATGTGCTTCATCTTATGACAGTATGAAAAGTATGGATAGCTCAATCAAGGATATTTTTTGTGATAAAAAGCTTCCGGAAGGTTTTGAAGAAAAAATAATGAATAATCTTCCTGAAAGGAAAGAATCAACTGTCTTTCATAAATTGCGCAATAAGGCAAAACCTGCCATGCTGATACCGGTTTTAACGATCACGGCAGTTTTAATAATACTATGGATGTCTTCACTTTCGATATTGAACTTTTTCAACAAGAAGGTACCTGATCGGGGAACCGGCGGCACTATGGCCGATCTTGCCGCAATGATACGGCTAAATGATGTGGATTACTTAGCGTCAGATGATGTTGTAGCGGATGAAAGAATAATAGGAGGGCAGATAGGCAAAATTACGAAGAGTATCGCTGATGAACATTCGAATACAAAAATCACAAATGGAAGTGCGACTATTTTGCCGGTAGGGACAACAGTATATTCTATAAATGATATGAATGATGCCATAGCTGTAAAATATAATGGAAAATGGGAGGTATACAAAAAGAGGGGTACTGATAAGCTCAGGTTTCTCTTTAATGATGATTATGCCAACGCAGAAAAAATAATAATATCATATAACAATGACGGGAAAGAATCAAAAAGGGAAATAACCGATAGAAATACTATAACGGCAGTAGTTAAGTACCTTAAAAGCGTGAGGCCGGAGGATCAGGCCATTCAGTACAGCAATCAGAATACATGCAGTTTCTATTTTTATATAAAAGATGGATCGGGAATAGGCAAAATAGTACCGAGCATCATGATAGTGTATAATGACCCTAAACTTGGCGGATATATAAGTTATGATCATTATTATAAAGTTACACCTGAAGTATTGAAACTGTTTGTGCCCGGTACCGCAAATACAGGCTATGATGTTTCCATGGGCGGAGCTTTTCAGATTTATGATGCATACCTTTCCCCAAAGTTCTTGATAAGAAGGTTTGTAAAAGATGAAAATGGTCCAAAAGCTCAGGTGAAGGTTATAAAGAAAGATGAAAAAATATGGTCGGATGGAAAGCTTATAAATGACACTCTTTCAGGGAATTATAAGCTTATGGTGCTTATGAGGGGAACGACAATACAAAATAAAGCGGCCGAAAAAATAAAGTCTGATTATAAAAAGATACCGGGAGCTGTAAGCATTTCCATTTCAAAAGGTGAAACTGATGATACTACAGTGATTTATATAGGATTTGATAAAATACCCAATTATAAATTTGATGAATTTGGGGAATCCATCATGATTTTAATGAATGGAAGTAATTAA
- a CDS encoding RNA polymerase sigma factor gives MIDEKTVIKKAAEGDRDAFGELVAVYAKRLYGFLYAILQDEHDCLDIVQETFFKAYKNIFTFDTNRSFVTWLFTIAKNNAFNYLKSRNRNDLGYESLDNIESKAEGPEEKILKKEETKRLVDAISRLPEKYKAIIYLKYISNLSYREIGKRLNIKESLVESRIYTARQKIASFLKEGV, from the coding sequence ATGATTGATGAAAAAACAGTTATAAAGAAGGCGGCAGAAGGCGACAGGGACGCATTTGGTGAACTTGTAGCTGTTTATGCCAAAAGACTCTATGGATTTTTGTATGCGATTCTCCAGGATGAGCATGATTGCCTTGATATAGTTCAGGAAACATTTTTTAAAGCTTATAAAAATATTTTCACGTTTGATACAAACAGAAGCTTTGTCACCTGGCTTTTTACCATAGCGAAGAATAATGCCTTCAACTATTTGAAAAGTAGAAACAGAAATGATCTTGGGTACGAAAGCTTAGATAACATTGAAAGCAAGGCTGAGGGGCCTGAAGAGAAAATTCTTAAAAAAGAAGAGACAAAAAGATTGGTAGATGCCATAAGCCGCCTTCCTGAAAAATACAAAGCCATAATTTATCTGAAATATATATCGAACCTTTCATACAGAGAAATAGGAAAGAGATTGAATATAAAGGAAAGCCTTGTGGAATCGAGGATATATACGGCAAGGCAGAAGATAGCATCTTTTTTGAAAGAAGGTGTGTAA
- a CDS encoding lysophospholipase — MHLEGHLKSFDGTDLYYVKDMPEQSNALVIVIHGLCEHLGRYGYLTDKLTDKNFGVYRFDNRGHGKSGGKRGYVDDFNDFILDADKVVELARTEYPKLPVFMFGHSMGGFITAAYGAKYSDKLTGQVLSGAAVTDLPAFSELKSTRIFERDPEYKIPNTLSPLISRDKSVVEAYDSDPLVLKEITAKLAGEVFVNGIDWLSKNITSYKYPCLILHGKNDQIVLNQASIWMYENISSKDKEIKLYKDCFHEILNEKDEKDTVIADIINWLNKRI, encoded by the coding sequence ATGCATCTCGAAGGTCATTTAAAATCCTTTGACGGTACCGATTTGTATTACGTAAAGGATATGCCTGAACAGTCAAATGCTCTCGTGATTGTCATCCACGGGCTTTGTGAGCATCTTGGAAGATATGGATATCTTACAGATAAACTTACGGATAAAAATTTCGGAGTATATAGATTCGATAACAGAGGGCATGGCAAATCCGGCGGAAAAAGAGGTTATGTCGACGATTTCAACGACTTTATACTCGATGCAGACAAAGTAGTTGAACTTGCCAGGACCGAATATCCTAAACTTCCTGTTTTTATGTTTGGCCACAGCATGGGAGGATTCATAACGGCAGCATACGGTGCAAAATACTCTGATAAGCTTACAGGACAAGTGCTTTCAGGCGCGGCCGTAACGGACCTTCCTGCATTTTCAGAACTTAAAAGCACGAGAATTTTTGAAAGGGACCCCGAGTATAAGATACCCAACACACTATCTCCCCTTATAAGCCGGGATAAAAGTGTTGTAGAAGCTTATGATAGCGATCCGCTGGTTCTAAAAGAAATTACTGCAAAACTTGCCGGAGAAGTTTTTGTAAATGGAATAGACTGGCTTTCAAAAAATATCACATCCTACAAATATCCCTGTCTCATACTTCATGGAAAAAATGATCAGATAGTTTTAAACCAGGCATCGATATGGATGTATGAAAATATTTCCTCAAAGGATAAGGAGATTAAACTTTATAAGGACTGTTTCCATGAAATACTGAATGAAAAAGATGAAAAGGATACGGTTATTGCCGATATAATAAACTGGCTCAACAAAAGAATATGA
- a CDS encoding aldo/keto reductase has product MEKIQIANGEMNVSEIALGCMRIADLPMKDLSNLISTALDGGINYFDNADIYSNGRSEETFAKAFKSLGINREKVFIQTKCGICHGYYDFSKEHILDAVNGSLKRLNTDYIDVLLLHRPDALVEPEEVAEAFSILHSSGKVRYFGVSNHNPMQIELLSKYLSHKIVINQLQFSIANTGMIDSGINVNMKVDGAIDRDGSILDYCRLKNITIQAWSPFQYGFFEGVFLNNDKFPKLNEKIDEIAKAKGVPNSAIAISWILRHPAKIQPIVGTTKASHLKDILKAPEAELTRQEWYEIYKAAGNKLP; this is encoded by the coding sequence GTGGAAAAGATACAGATTGCAAACGGTGAAATGAATGTATCCGAAATAGCCCTTGGATGCATGCGGATTGCCGATCTTCCGATGAAAGATTTATCAAATCTTATCAGCACCGCGCTGGATGGAGGGATTAATTATTTCGATAATGCCGACATTTACAGCAATGGAAGGTCTGAAGAAACATTTGCTAAAGCATTCAAATCTTTGGGAATCAATCGTGAAAAAGTATTTATCCAGACAAAATGCGGTATATGCCATGGCTATTACGATTTTTCAAAAGAACACATTCTGGATGCTGTTAATGGCAGTTTGAAACGTCTTAATACTGATTACATAGATGTTTTACTTCTGCATCGCCCCGATGCGCTTGTTGAACCTGAAGAGGTTGCCGAAGCTTTCTCAATACTGCACAGCAGCGGAAAAGTCAGATATTTCGGCGTAAGCAATCATAATCCCATGCAGATAGAATTGCTAAGCAAATATCTGAGCCATAAAATTGTAATAAACCAGCTTCAGTTTAGTATTGCAAATACAGGCATGATAGATTCAGGTATCAATGTAAATATGAAAGTCGATGGAGCCATCGACAGAGATGGCAGCATACTGGATTATTGCCGTCTTAAAAATATCACAATACAGGCTTGGTCGCCTTTCCAGTATGGATTTTTCGAAGGTGTATTTTTAAATAACGATAAGTTCCCGAAACTCAACGAAAAAATCGATGAAATTGCAAAGGCTAAGGGAGTTCCCAATTCCGCAATAGCTATCTCATGGATATTAAGGCATCCTGCAAAAATACAGCCAATAGTAGGTACTACCAAAGCCAGCCATTTGAAAGATATTTTAAAAGCACCCGAAGCAGAGCTTACACGGCAGGAATGGTATGAAATATACAAGGCTGCCGGAAATAAGCTTCCATAA
- a CDS encoding M15 family metallopeptidase translates to MRKMILIFLIFITALTGGCSRKPSIKNAGLLYHGETDYTVNMKRDALCLMAAYPEHITGVKKQGLKVYFTMKSGKQLLYDDEKSKNFYEKLNDTDIQDMMEQIYPLGNIKSIMADGYDPGRFRVYALFKELYGNSKEQTEHNLTTVKTAFGYLQFNKNNNAAGSLKSVFDDLIPLAQKNNLVRSSVLPLNGTFNYRYISGTNLLSPHSFGIAIDLGRDGRDYWKWASKSQGEKRISSYPQEVVNVFEKNGFIWGGKWCHFDIMHFEYRPEIILKARYFGENSPQAKPWYYGAPYDDAKIKNYIDIIDNALK, encoded by the coding sequence ATGAGGAAAATGATTTTGATTTTTTTGATTTTCATAACGGCTTTAACCGGAGGTTGCAGCAGAAAACCGTCCATAAAAAATGCCGGCCTTTTATACCACGGGGAAACCGATTATACTGTAAATATGAAGAGGGATGCCCTGTGCCTTATGGCAGCATACCCGGAGCACATCACCGGAGTAAAAAAGCAGGGTTTGAAAGTATATTTTACGATGAAGTCAGGCAAACAGCTTTTGTATGATGATGAAAAATCAAAAAACTTTTATGAAAAGCTTAATGATACGGATATCCAAGACATGATGGAACAGATTTATCCCCTCGGCAATATAAAAAGCATTATGGCCGACGGATATGATCCCGGGCGCTTTCGTGTATATGCACTGTTTAAAGAATTATATGGTAATTCCAAAGAACAGACCGAGCATAATCTCACAACTGTAAAAACAGCTTTTGGATATTTACAGTTCAATAAAAATAATAACGCTGCCGGATCATTAAAATCCGTATTCGATGACCTTATACCTCTTGCTCAAAAGAATAATCTCGTGAGGTCTTCAGTGCTTCCTTTAAACGGCACTTTCAATTACAGATATATTTCAGGCACAAATCTTTTAAGTCCGCATTCCTTCGGGATAGCAATCGATTTGGGAAGGGACGGCAGGGATTACTGGAAGTGGGCTTCTAAAAGCCAGGGAGAAAAAAGGATTTCATCATACCCTCAGGAAGTCGTAAATGTATTTGAAAAAAATGGCTTTATATGGGGCGGTAAATGGTGCCACTTCGATATAATGCATTTTGAATACCGCCCCGAAATAATCTTAAAGGCACGATATTTTGGGGAGAACTCTCCACAGGCAAAACCCTGGTATTATGGAGCGCCGTATGATGACGCAAAGATTAAGAATTATATCGATATCATCGATAATGCGTTAAAGTAG
- a CDS encoding amidase domain-containing protein, whose amino-acid sequence MKYILTSSKRYTRIAIIFTIIAAVISCSIVLKAEGIIAEFTLRDEIQNVLEGYFKERCNALISGDVAVIKNQFQLSSRYGQWSYEHEAKRIKFATDWNIARKVIFKQCESKLKIFSVRGGESAVRVYLNDRTKMSYIYADQKDGPLNEFCFATYHTMNLIKRDDKWYVTVDWYSDPLEDTIPDERMPQADTPQEETVSGGSWFKYDRAKAIEYADKYCGANYIIEDGYKYNKKYRSYADMGGDCANFVSQVLSDKSAGGIRTSGGWQYSKGKGSASWVNAGKFTYNLLYSGRGKLVSKGKYEKVVNYIGKVSPGDIIAYQKKGDIVHVSIITAVDSMGVPLVDSHTNDRYHVPWDLGWNSSGVTFWLIKING is encoded by the coding sequence ATGAAGTATATTTTAACAAGTTCAAAGAGATATACAAGGATAGCGATAATCTTTACAATAATTGCGGCTGTAATTTCATGTTCAATAGTTCTTAAGGCGGAAGGCATAATAGCGGAGTTTACACTAAGGGATGAAATACAAAATGTCCTTGAAGGCTATTTTAAAGAGAGATGCAATGCATTGATTTCAGGAGATGTGGCAGTTATCAAAAATCAGTTCCAGTTGTCCAGCAGATATGGCCAATGGTCCTATGAGCATGAGGCAAAGCGCATAAAGTTTGCAACTGATTGGAATATCGCAAGGAAAGTAATATTCAAACAATGCGAAAGCAAGCTTAAAATATTCAGCGTAAGAGGCGGGGAAAGTGCCGTAAGAGTTTATTTGAATGACAGGACAAAGATGTCATACATATATGCCGATCAAAAAGACGGCCCGTTGAATGAATTCTGCTTTGCGACATATCATACCATGAATCTTATAAAGAGAGATGATAAATGGTATGTTACGGTGGATTGGTACAGCGATCCGCTGGAAGATACGATACCGGACGAGAGGATGCCGCAAGCTGATACTCCGCAGGAGGAGACGGTGAGCGGAGGATCATGGTTTAAGTATGACAGGGCGAAGGCTATAGAATATGCGGATAAATACTGCGGGGCAAATTACATCATCGAGGATGGCTATAAATATAATAAAAAATACAGGAGTTATGCCGATATGGGAGGGGACTGCGCCAATTTTGTATCCCAAGTTCTGTCGGACAAAAGTGCCGGAGGAATCCGCACAAGCGGCGGATGGCAGTATTCTAAGGGTAAGGGGAGCGCTTCGTGGGTAAATGCAGGGAAGTTTACATACAATCTGCTTTATTCTGGAAGAGGGAAGCTTGTATCTAAAGGAAAATATGAAAAGGTCGTAAACTATATCGGCAAAGTTTCTCCGGGAGATATAATCGCATACCAGAAAAAGGGAGACATTGTGCACGTATCAATTATTACGGCTGTCGATTCTATGGGGGTGCCTTTGGTAGATTCCCACACCAATGACAGATACCATGTGCCGTGGGATCTCGGGTGGAACAGCAGCGGTGTTACATTCTGGCTTATTAAAATAAACGGTTAA